From Rhododendron vialii isolate Sample 1 chromosome 10a, ASM3025357v1, the proteins below share one genomic window:
- the LOC131304415 gene encoding nudix hydrolase 17, mitochondrial-like, which translates to MVALVSRTGRHLQRYNQGRRQVVGCIPYRYRVTSLGEEKKLEVLVISSQKKGKGMLFPKGGWESDESIIEAALRETEEEAGVLGNPEHMLGIWHFESKNQDTNYEGYMFPLLVEKQLEFWPEKAFRQRIWMSVTEAKESCQHWWMKEALDVFVRRLGSTKQKIKEAEVVGPCSSCTLC; encoded by the exons atggTAGCTTTGGTTTCTCGCACCGGTAGGCATTTGCAGCGTTACAACCAAGGCCGTCGCCAAGTCGTTgg ATGCATTCCATATCGATACAGAGTAACATCCTTGGGGGAAGAGAAGAAATTAGAAGTCCTCGTTATCAGTTCACAGAAAAAAGGCAAAGGGATGTTGTTCCCCAAG GGCGGTTGGGAATCTGACGAATCCATAATAGAGGCAGCCTTGCGTGAGACGGAGGAGGAAGCTGGTGTATTAGGCAATCCTGAG CACATGTTGGGGATATGGCATTTCGAGAGCAAAAACCAAGACACCAACTACGAAGGATACATGTTCCCGTTGCTCGTTGAGAAGCAACTCGAGTTTTGGCCCGAAAAAGCCTTTCGCCAGAGAATTTGG ATGAGTGTGACCGAAGCGAAGGAGTCATGTCAGCATTGGTGGATGAAGGAAGCCCTAGACGTATTCGTACGCCGGCTCGGATCAACAAAACAGAAGATCAAAGAGGCTGAAGTAGTCGGACCGTGTTCTTCCTGTACTTTATGCTAG